A part of Capsicum annuum cultivar UCD-10X-F1 chromosome 6, UCD10Xv1.1, whole genome shotgun sequence genomic DNA contains:
- the LOC107873526 gene encoding histone H2B.7, translated as MAPKAEKKPAEKTPASEKPSDEKPPAEKKPKAGKKLPPKDVGPGIGEKKKKKVKKSSETYKIYIFKVLKQVHPDIGISSKAMGIMNSFINDIFEKLAQESSKLARYNKKPTITSREIQTAVRLVLPGELAKHAVSEGTKAVTKFTSS; from the coding sequence ATGGCTCCAAAGGCAGAAAAGAAGCCCGCCGAGAAGACTCCGGCATCGGAAAAACCGTCCGATGAAAAACCTCCGGCGGAGAAGAAGCCAAAAGCCGGAAAGAAGCTTCCGCCGAAGGATGTCGGCCCCGGTATcggagaaaagaaaaagaagaaggtgaagaagaGTTCCGAAACGTACAAGATCTATATATTCAAAGTGCTGAAACAAGTGCATCCTGATATTGGTATTTCAAGCAAAGCGATGGGGATAATGAACAgttttattaatgatatatttgAGAAATTGGCGCAGGAATCATCTAAACTTGCGAGGTATAATAAGAAACCTACGATTACATCTAGGGAAATTCAGACTGCTGTTAGATTGGTCTTGCCTGGTGAATTGGCTAAACATGCTGTTTCTGAAGGGACTAAAGCTGTTACCAAGTTTACAAGCTCTTAA